The proteins below are encoded in one region of Amycolatopsis acidiphila:
- a CDS encoding polysaccharide deacetylase family protein, producing MSADSTVRRPRDFVGYGRHPPQVRWPGGEKLVVNIVINYEEGAEYSLPDGDGRNDGWGEYDYETDASVRDLGSETHYEFGSRVGIWRLARLFDRYDVPVTVGACAVALERNPQVAAWIRDRGHDVVGHGYRWLEYNRMSVEEEREHLRLAIESLTRTTGERPLGWYLRSFPSEHTLELLVEEGGFLYDSDPCNDELPYFTTAGGQDLLIVPYSKVYNDTRYLLNPTYGSPAQFFESLRLGVDYLCDEVDHGLGPRMLTVGLHPRWSGQANRASAVRDFVEYIGQKDGVSFLRRLDIARWWLEHHHEWS from the coding sequence ATGTCCGCTGACAGCACGGTCCGGCGACCGCGGGACTTCGTCGGCTACGGCCGGCACCCGCCGCAGGTGCGCTGGCCGGGCGGCGAGAAGCTGGTGGTCAACATCGTGATCAACTACGAGGAGGGGGCCGAGTACTCGCTGCCTGACGGGGACGGCCGCAACGACGGCTGGGGCGAGTACGACTACGAGACCGACGCCTCCGTCCGGGACCTGGGCAGCGAGACGCACTACGAGTTCGGCAGCCGGGTCGGCATCTGGCGGCTCGCGCGCTTGTTCGACCGCTACGACGTGCCCGTGACCGTCGGCGCGTGCGCGGTCGCGCTCGAACGCAACCCGCAGGTCGCGGCCTGGATCCGCGACCGAGGGCACGACGTGGTCGGGCACGGTTACCGCTGGCTGGAGTACAACCGGATGAGCGTCGAGGAGGAGCGCGAGCACCTGCGCCTGGCGATCGAGTCGCTGACGCGCACCACCGGCGAGCGGCCACTCGGCTGGTATCTGCGCTCGTTCCCCAGCGAGCACACCCTGGAGCTGCTGGTCGAGGAGGGCGGCTTCCTCTACGACTCCGACCCGTGCAACGACGAGTTGCCCTACTTCACCACGGCCGGCGGGCAGGACCTGCTGATCGTGCCGTATTCGAAGGTCTACAACGACACGCGTTACCTGCTCAACCCGACCTACGGCTCGCCGGCGCAGTTCTTCGAGAGCCTCCGGCTGGGCGTGGACTACCTCTGCGACGAGGTCGACCACGGGCTGGGCCCGCGGATGCTGACCGTCGGGCTGCACCCGCGGTGGAGCGGCCAGGCCAACCGCGCCAGCGCGGTGCGGGACTTCGTCGAGTACATCGGGCAGAAGGACGGCGTCTCGTTCCTGCGCCGCCTGGACATCGCGCGCTGGTGGCTCGAGCACCACCACGAGTGGTCCTGA
- a CDS encoding TetR/AcrR family transcriptional regulator C-terminal domain-containing protein → MAGGGRSFRLRLLEHPALLPLVATRPARGQVALRSVESVLEILTGKGFTAPDALAVSTP, encoded by the coding sequence GTGGCCGGGGGCGGGCGGTCGTTCCGGCTGCGCCTGCTGGAACACCCCGCGCTGCTGCCGCTCGTCGCGACGCGGCCCGCGCGCGGGCAGGTGGCGTTGCGCAGCGTCGAGTCCGTGCTGGAGATCTTGACCGGCAAGGGCTTCACGGCGCCGGACGCGCTGGCGGTTTCAACGCCATGA
- a CDS encoding amidohydrolase family protein, translated as MTAARLPKIALEEAYEHPDKVARLLADEAALADVSDNGGVTPEFYRPVQEKLGEFGEVRLGSMAAAGIRHTILSLTAPGVQSVADPAAATAEARRQNDFLAEQVARRPDRYSGFAAIALQEPENAAAELRRAITGLGFKGVLVNGYTNIGDSEHGGYLDEPRYHPFWETLAELDVPLYLHPRPSLPGGLGLYAGHPEMKGATWGFGTETASHTVRLLLSGHFDRFPTTKLILGHLGEGLPALLWRTQHMFEDNPFGRRLGKSLPEYVADNIWITTSGNFSDHALVNAVLTVGADHILFSVDYPYSENAGAADWIERAPISELDRRKIAHGNARALFGVDLG; from the coding sequence ATGACTGCCGCCCGCCTGCCGAAGATCGCGCTGGAAGAGGCCTACGAGCATCCGGACAAGGTGGCGCGCCTGCTGGCCGACGAGGCCGCGCTGGCGGACGTGTCGGACAACGGCGGGGTCACCCCGGAGTTCTACCGCCCGGTGCAGGAAAAGCTGGGAGAGTTCGGCGAGGTCCGGCTGGGCAGCATGGCCGCGGCCGGCATCCGGCACACGATCCTATCCCTGACCGCGCCCGGCGTGCAGAGCGTCGCCGACCCGGCGGCGGCCACCGCGGAGGCGCGGCGCCAGAACGACTTCTTGGCCGAGCAGGTCGCCAGGCGGCCGGACCGGTACTCGGGGTTCGCGGCGATCGCCTTGCAGGAGCCGGAAAACGCCGCTGCCGAGCTGCGCCGCGCGATCACCGGGCTGGGCTTCAAGGGGGTGCTCGTCAACGGCTACACCAATATCGGGGACAGCGAGCACGGCGGCTACCTCGACGAGCCGCGGTACCACCCGTTCTGGGAGACCCTCGCCGAGCTCGACGTGCCGCTGTACCTGCACCCGCGCCCGTCGCTGCCGGGCGGGCTGGGCCTCTACGCCGGGCATCCCGAGATGAAGGGCGCGACCTGGGGCTTCGGCACCGAGACGGCCTCGCACACCGTGCGGCTGCTGCTGAGCGGCCACTTCGACCGGTTTCCCACCACGAAGCTGATCCTCGGGCATCTGGGCGAAGGGCTGCCCGCGCTGCTGTGGCGGACACAGCACATGTTCGAGGACAACCCGTTCGGCAGGCGGCTCGGCAAGTCGCTGCCCGAGTACGTCGCGGACAACATCTGGATCACCACGAGCGGCAACTTCTCCGACCACGCGCTCGTCAACGCGGTGCTCACCGTCGGCGCGGACCACATCCTGTTCTCCGTGGACTACCCGTACTCGGAGAACGCCGGTGCGGCCGACTGGATCGAGCGCGCGCCGATCAGCGAGCTCGACCGCCGCAAGATCGCGCACGGCAACGCCCGCGCGTTGTTCGGTGTCGACCTCGGCTGA
- a CDS encoding LLM class flavin-dependent oxidoreductase, whose amino-acid sequence MQFGVFSVSDITRDPVSGRTPSEAERIDAIVRIAQKTEEAGLDVFAIGEHHNPPFFSSSPTTLLSFIAARTEKLIVTTSTTLITTNDPVRIAEEYAMLQHLSKGRTDLMLGRGNTAPVYPWFGQDIRQGLPLALENYNLLHRLWREDVVDWEGRFRTPLQGFTSIPRPLDDVPPFVWHGSIRTPEIAEQAAYYGDGFFANNIFWPKEHYMRLIQFYRQRYAHYGHGTEKQAIVGLGGQAYLARRSQDAVREFRPYFDEAPVYGHGPSMEDFMKMTPLSVGSPQEVIDKTLTFREHFGDYQRQLFLMDHAGLPLKTVLNQLDLLGEEVVPTLRRELAAKRDPEVPDAPTHATLVTAKYGDRAPRQPRPNANRGDNVTGSSPYQDTDTKDANA is encoded by the coding sequence ATGCAGTTCGGAGTGTTCTCGGTGAGTGACATCACCCGGGACCCGGTGTCGGGACGGACGCCGAGCGAGGCGGAGCGGATCGACGCGATCGTGCGGATCGCGCAGAAGACCGAGGAGGCCGGGCTGGACGTGTTCGCCATCGGCGAGCACCACAACCCGCCGTTCTTCTCGTCCTCGCCCACGACCCTGCTCTCGTTCATCGCCGCGAGGACCGAGAAGCTGATCGTGACCACGTCCACGACGCTGATCACGACGAACGACCCGGTGCGCATCGCGGAGGAGTACGCGATGCTGCAGCACCTGTCGAAGGGGCGCACGGACCTGATGCTCGGGCGGGGCAACACGGCCCCGGTGTACCCGTGGTTCGGCCAGGACATCCGCCAGGGCCTGCCGCTGGCACTGGAGAACTACAACCTGCTGCACCGGCTGTGGCGCGAGGACGTCGTGGACTGGGAGGGCCGGTTCCGCACCCCGCTGCAGGGCTTCACCTCGATCCCGCGGCCGCTGGACGACGTGCCGCCGTTCGTGTGGCACGGCTCCATCCGCACGCCCGAGATCGCCGAGCAGGCCGCTTACTACGGCGACGGCTTCTTCGCCAACAACATCTTCTGGCCGAAGGAGCACTACATGCGGCTGATCCAGTTCTACCGGCAGCGCTACGCCCACTACGGCCACGGCACCGAGAAGCAGGCCATCGTGGGCCTGGGCGGGCAGGCGTACCTCGCCCGGCGGTCGCAGGACGCCGTGCGCGAGTTCCGCCCCTACTTCGACGAAGCCCCCGTGTACGGGCACGGTCCGTCGATGGAGGACTTCATGAAGATGACCCCGTTGTCGGTGGGCAGCCCGCAGGAGGTCATCGACAAGACCCTGACCTTCCGGGAGCACTTCGGCGACTACCAGCGTCAGCTGTTCCTGATGGACCACGCCGGTCTGCCGCTGAAGACCGTGCTGAACCAGCTGGACCTGCTCGGCGAGGAGGTCGTGCCCACGCTGCGCCGGGAACTGGCCGCCAAGCGCGACCCGGAGGTGCCGGACGCGCCCACCCACGCCACGCTCGTCACGGCGAAGTACGGCGACCGAGCGCCGCGACAGCCGCGCCCGAACGCCAACCGCGGCGACAACGTGACGGGCTCGTCGCCGTACCAGGACACCGACACCAAGGATGCGAACGCGTGA
- a CDS encoding CE1759 family FMN reductase, with the protein MNANGSGPLSLVVVTAGTGDPSSTRMLADRTAQRVSGLAGRRGHEVRVRVVDLRRLATEITTALVSQLTGPNLQDAIAALAGADGIVAATPVYKAGASGLFTSFFQVLDNDLLIAKPVVLTATAGTARHALVVDDQLRSLFAYLRAAAVPTSLFAAPEDWADPAFDKRIERAAFELVLFMESGFARQIKDESWHSYQHEFGSAGGTETGIDLDTDLMRLAAGGGEPAK; encoded by the coding sequence GTGAACGCCAACGGGAGCGGGCCGCTGAGCCTCGTCGTCGTCACGGCCGGCACCGGTGACCCCTCCTCGACCCGGATGCTGGCCGACCGGACCGCGCAACGCGTCAGCGGGCTGGCGGGCCGGCGCGGGCACGAGGTCCGCGTCCGGGTCGTCGACCTGCGCCGGCTCGCCACGGAGATCACCACCGCGCTGGTCTCGCAGCTGACCGGACCGAACCTGCAGGACGCGATCGCCGCGCTCGCCGGGGCCGACGGCATCGTCGCCGCCACGCCGGTCTACAAGGCCGGCGCCAGCGGGCTGTTCACCTCGTTCTTCCAGGTGCTCGACAACGACCTGCTGATCGCCAAACCGGTCGTGCTCACCGCGACCGCCGGCACCGCGCGGCACGCACTCGTCGTCGACGACCAGTTACGGTCGCTGTTCGCGTACCTGCGCGCCGCCGCGGTGCCGACCTCGCTGTTCGCCGCTCCCGAGGACTGGGCCGACCCGGCCTTCGACAAGCGCATCGAGCGGGCCGCGTTCGAGCTCGTGCTCTTCATGGAAAGCGGCTTCGCCCGGCAGATCAAGGACGAGTCCTGGCACAGCTACCAGCACGAGTTCGGCAGCGCCGGCGGCACCGAGACCGGCATCGACCTCGACACCGATCTGATGCGCCTGGCCGCGGGTGGAGGGGAACCGGCGAAATGA
- a CDS encoding LLM class flavin-dependent oxidoreductase — MTELSFGFSLVPTLDIGEHRELAVAAEGNGLRLLGIQDHPYVPDYLDTFVLAAALLSATNRISVFPDVANLPLRPPAMLAKTAAALDLVSGGRFELALGAGGYWDAIARMGVERRSRAEANAALEEAISILRAIWGTGRGRIHQRGAHYTVDGLEPGPAPAHPIEIWTGAQGPKALALTGRIADGWAAPIPSYLPYERWPAANAALDEAAIAAGRQPGDIRRIAQIAGEITDEPGDVRAERGAEPVRGTVEQWAALLSRVAMELPFTSFVFWPEHQTLEQVVRFGREVAPLVRETVAGHRA; from the coding sequence ATGACCGAATTGTCCTTCGGGTTTTCGCTGGTGCCGACGCTCGACATCGGTGAACATCGTGAGCTGGCCGTCGCCGCGGAGGGGAACGGCCTGCGGCTGCTCGGCATCCAAGATCACCCGTACGTGCCCGACTACCTGGACACCTTCGTGCTCGCGGCCGCACTCCTGTCCGCCACCAACCGGATCAGCGTGTTCCCCGACGTCGCGAACCTTCCCCTGCGCCCGCCGGCGATGCTGGCGAAGACCGCGGCGGCGCTCGACCTCGTGTCCGGGGGCAGGTTCGAGCTGGCCCTCGGTGCGGGCGGCTACTGGGACGCCATCGCCCGGATGGGCGTCGAGCGCCGCTCGCGCGCGGAGGCGAACGCCGCGCTCGAGGAGGCGATCTCGATCCTGCGCGCGATCTGGGGGACCGGGCGCGGCCGGATCCACCAGCGGGGCGCGCACTACACGGTGGACGGGCTGGAGCCCGGCCCGGCGCCCGCGCACCCGATCGAGATCTGGACGGGGGCGCAGGGCCCGAAGGCGCTCGCGCTCACCGGGCGGATCGCCGATGGGTGGGCGGCGCCGATCCCCTCGTACCTGCCCTACGAGCGGTGGCCGGCGGCGAACGCGGCCCTTGACGAGGCGGCGATCGCGGCCGGACGGCAGCCGGGCGACATCCGGCGGATCGCCCAGATCGCCGGCGAGATCACCGACGAGCCGGGCGACGTCCGGGCCGAGCGCGGGGCGGAGCCGGTGCGCGGCACCGTGGAGCAGTGGGCGGCACTCCTGTCGCGGGTCGCGATGGAGCTGCCGTTCACCAGCTTCGTGTTCTGGCCGGAACACCAGACCCTGGAGCAGGTCGTCCGGTTCGGCCGCGAGGTGGCGCCACTCGTGCGCGAGACGGTGGCCGGGCACCGGGCCTGA
- a CDS encoding MarR family winged helix-turn-helix transcriptional regulator, producing the protein MVTRAEKNETDPDLGVLAGRLLFAVQDELFAKLAAEGFGDLHPRHGAVLAYLDTGGVRATELSQLSGQHKQVIGKLVDELEELGYVRRRPDPADRRAKLVCPTERGLAQLRAADRIMTALQERHARRLGRQQYALFKSALIDITKHQRGRRIS; encoded by the coding sequence GTGGTCACGCGGGCCGAGAAGAACGAGACGGACCCGGACCTGGGTGTGCTCGCCGGCCGGCTGCTGTTCGCGGTGCAGGACGAGCTCTTCGCGAAGCTCGCCGCCGAGGGGTTCGGCGATCTGCATCCCCGCCACGGCGCCGTGCTGGCCTACCTCGACACCGGTGGCGTGCGCGCGACGGAGCTGTCCCAGCTGTCCGGGCAGCACAAGCAGGTGATCGGCAAGCTGGTCGACGAGCTCGAGGAGCTCGGGTACGTCCGCCGCCGGCCGGACCCGGCCGACCGCCGGGCGAAGCTGGTCTGTCCCACCGAGCGCGGCCTCGCGCAGCTGCGGGCCGCCGACAGGATCATGACCGCGCTGCAGGAGCGGCACGCGCGGCGGCTCGGCAGGCAGCAGTACGCCCTCTTCAAGTCCGCGCTCATCGACATCACGAAGCATCAGCGCGGCCGGCGGATCTCCTGA
- a CDS encoding Dyp-type peroxidase has protein sequence MSEPQPVLTRLTASAIFLVLTVREGGEDVVRDLLADVGGLSRSVGFRALDGGLACVTGIGAELFDRLFLAPRPAELHPFRVIEGPVHTAVATPGDLLFHIRAATMDLCFELADQLITRLAGAAEVVDEVHGFKYFDERDLLGFVDGTENPTGRAADDAVFIGAEDPVFAGGSYVIVQKYLHDLAAWNAVSVEDQERVVGRTKLSDIELPDETKPADSHVALTTIVDANGDERQIVRDNMPFGRLADGERGTYFIGYAASPSVIEQMLENMFVGNPPGNTDRILDFSTAVTGCLFFVPSQDFLDDPPPAVAPAAAPPAAAPQDQSLRIGSLKEQRKRLTP, from the coding sequence GTGTCTGAGCCACAGCCGGTGCTGACCCGGCTGACCGCGTCCGCGATCTTCCTCGTGCTGACGGTCCGCGAAGGCGGCGAGGACGTCGTGCGCGACCTGCTCGCCGACGTGGGCGGCCTCAGCCGCTCGGTGGGGTTCCGGGCGCTCGACGGCGGGCTCGCCTGCGTGACCGGCATCGGGGCGGAGCTGTTCGACCGGCTCTTCCTCGCACCCCGCCCGGCCGAGCTGCACCCCTTCCGGGTGATCGAGGGCCCCGTGCACACCGCCGTCGCGACGCCCGGTGACCTGCTGTTCCACATCCGCGCGGCCACCATGGACCTGTGTTTCGAGCTGGCCGACCAGCTGATCACCCGGCTGGCCGGGGCGGCCGAGGTCGTGGACGAGGTGCACGGGTTCAAGTACTTCGACGAGCGCGACCTGCTCGGCTTCGTCGACGGCACGGAGAACCCGACCGGCCGCGCGGCGGACGACGCGGTGTTCATCGGGGCGGAGGACCCGGTCTTCGCGGGCGGCAGCTACGTGATCGTGCAGAAGTACCTGCACGACCTCGCGGCGTGGAACGCCGTGAGCGTCGAGGACCAGGAGCGGGTCGTCGGGCGGACGAAGCTGTCCGACATCGAGCTGCCCGACGAGACCAAACCGGCCGATTCGCACGTCGCGCTGACCACGATCGTCGACGCCAACGGCGACGAGCGGCAGATCGTGCGCGACAACATGCCGTTCGGGCGCCTCGCCGACGGCGAGCGCGGCACCTACTTCATCGGCTACGCGGCGAGCCCGTCGGTGATCGAGCAGATGCTGGAGAACATGTTCGTCGGGAACCCGCCCGGCAACACCGACCGCATCCTCGACTTCTCCACGGCGGTGACCGGGTGCCTGTTCTTCGTGCCGAGCCAGGACTTCCTGGACGACCCGCCGCCCGCGGTCGCGCCCGCCGCCGCCCCGCCCGCCGCCGCCCCGCAAGACCAGTCGCTGCGCATCGGCAGCCTCAAGGAGCAGAGGAAACGCCTGACGCCATGA
- a CDS encoding family 1 encapsulin nanocompartment shell protein, with protein MNNLHRDLAPVSASAWTDLEAEARRTFSEHVAGRRVVDVTGPDGIALAAVGTGHLRELDSPDQGVRVRRREVATVVELRVPFTVSREAVDAVERGAKDADWQPVKDAAKKLAFTEDRIIAEGLPAAGITGIRAAAGTTMAMPPIATDQPTAVAQAMSALRLDGVNGDYALLLSAEAYTALDETTEHGYPIRRHVAGVLGEGGQIIWAPALPSALLVSTRGGDYELHLGQDVSIGYQSHDDTGVELYLEESLTFLVNTPEAAVAFS; from the coding sequence ATGAACAACCTGCATCGCGACCTCGCCCCCGTCTCCGCCAGTGCGTGGACGGACCTGGAAGCCGAAGCCCGCCGCACCTTCTCCGAGCACGTCGCCGGCCGCCGCGTCGTCGACGTGACCGGCCCGGACGGCATCGCGCTGGCCGCCGTCGGCACCGGGCACCTGCGTGAGCTCGACTCCCCGGACCAGGGCGTGCGCGTCCGGCGCCGGGAGGTCGCGACCGTCGTCGAGCTGCGGGTGCCGTTCACCGTCAGCCGCGAGGCCGTCGACGCGGTCGAGCGAGGCGCGAAGGACGCCGACTGGCAGCCGGTGAAAGACGCCGCGAAGAAGCTCGCGTTCACCGAGGACAGGATCATCGCCGAAGGCCTGCCCGCGGCCGGCATCACCGGGATCCGGGCCGCGGCGGGTACCACGATGGCCATGCCGCCGATCGCCACGGACCAGCCGACCGCCGTCGCGCAGGCGATGAGCGCGCTGCGGCTGGACGGGGTCAACGGCGACTACGCCCTGCTCCTGTCCGCCGAGGCCTACACCGCGCTCGACGAGACGACCGAGCACGGGTATCCGATCCGCCGGCACGTGGCCGGTGTGCTCGGCGAGGGCGGCCAGATCATCTGGGCGCCCGCCCTGCCGTCCGCCCTGCTGGTCTCCACCCGGGGCGGCGACTACGAGCTGCATCTGGGCCAGGACGTGTCGATCGGCTACCAGTCGCACGACGACACCGGCGTGGAGCTGTACCTGGAGGAGTCGCTGACCTTCCTGGTCAACACGCCCGAGGCCGCGGTCGCCTTCAGCTGA
- a CDS encoding HpcH/HpaI aldolase/citrate lyase family protein has protein sequence MACYAEVVAHSRSLLFVPGHRPDRFDKAAQSGADAIVLDLEDAVGPEVKPAARENVDRWLSSGGHGVVRINGDGTPWHADDVAMLGGHQDVVVMVPKVNVPHQVADTLAQLAAGSRAIPLVETAAGVLAAEKLCAVPGVLRAVFGNADLGTEIGVDPDERAAFAYPRSRLVMACAALRLPPPIDGVTVRLRSLEAITEDARHAKAMGFTGKLCLHPSQVPVVNEILSPSDGQLAWAREVLSAAEDGSICQLRGQVVGTPMLERARRLLKFAS, from the coding sequence ATGGCCTGCTACGCGGAAGTCGTCGCGCACAGCCGTTCCCTGCTTTTCGTTCCGGGGCACCGGCCCGACCGCTTCGACAAGGCAGCGCAGAGCGGTGCCGACGCGATAGTGCTGGATCTGGAGGACGCGGTCGGGCCCGAGGTCAAACCGGCCGCCCGCGAGAACGTCGACCGGTGGCTGTCCAGCGGCGGGCACGGGGTAGTGCGCATCAACGGGGACGGCACGCCTTGGCACGCCGACGATGTCGCGATGCTCGGCGGCCATCAGGACGTCGTGGTCATGGTCCCCAAGGTGAACGTCCCGCACCAGGTGGCGGACACCTTGGCTCAGCTGGCGGCGGGCTCCCGGGCGATCCCTCTGGTGGAGACCGCCGCCGGCGTCCTGGCCGCGGAGAAGCTGTGCGCGGTTCCCGGTGTCCTGCGGGCGGTCTTCGGCAACGCGGACCTGGGCACCGAAATCGGCGTCGACCCGGACGAGCGGGCCGCCTTCGCCTACCCTCGGTCGCGGCTCGTGATGGCCTGCGCGGCACTCCGGCTGCCGCCACCGATCGACGGCGTGACCGTGCGGTTGCGCAGCCTCGAGGCGATCACGGAGGACGCGCGGCACGCCAAGGCCATGGGCTTCACCGGAAAGCTCTGCCTGCACCCGTCACAGGTCCCGGTGGTCAACGAGATCCTGTCGCCCAGCGACGGTCAGCTGGCCTGGGCCCGCGAGGTGCTGAGCGCCGCCGAAGACGGGTCCATCTGCCAGCTGCGCGGGCAGGTGGTGGGCACGCCGATGCTCGAACGCGCCCGCCGTCTGCTCAAGTTCGCCTCCTGA
- a CDS encoding phthiocerol/phthiodiolone dimycocerosyl transferase family protein: protein MDIRRHLDRIEVKWLYEQAAQVYTYQGEIDEKMLTRAFEALCVRHPLLRARIGHDENGYFLEATDDHMPQLHAWRGDVGNLRAELGELRDPAEGVARLNLVTDDAGGAIALQTYLFVVDGQSWLALFSELWSLYTDLAGGATLTDEPYGTLPTPPSTVLERMGIPCPYRGSPSPMKPVIQVDRRLDADVTDKLLTVAHRVGTTVHGLICGGLLVVHRRQDPARGEARMVCLSAVDLRHRLALPVGKTDTTRLIGWHQTELDVRGDEDPVPLGRRVRDELTEAITSGELPLLRPSPEVAGTLDPRLSSVVTTNMGVIPPMTFPPELTVTGTSRIYPSTALLSPWHGFFTFQGEMTVMSVYPADSFTTAEAEHLTGGIIAILEDIAATA, encoded by the coding sequence GTGGACATCAGGCGTCATCTCGACCGCATCGAGGTGAAATGGCTCTACGAACAGGCCGCGCAGGTCTACACGTACCAGGGCGAGATCGACGAGAAGATGCTCACCCGGGCCTTCGAGGCGCTGTGCGTGCGGCATCCCCTGCTGCGTGCTCGTATCGGCCACGACGAGAACGGTTACTTCCTCGAAGCGACCGACGATCACATGCCGCAACTGCACGCGTGGCGGGGCGATGTCGGCAACCTGCGTGCAGAGCTCGGGGAGCTGCGCGACCCGGCCGAAGGCGTGGCGCGGCTGAACCTGGTCACCGACGACGCAGGTGGTGCGATCGCCCTGCAGACCTACCTGTTCGTCGTGGACGGGCAGAGCTGGCTGGCGTTGTTCTCCGAGCTCTGGTCCCTGTACACGGACCTGGCCGGGGGTGCCACGCTGACCGACGAACCGTACGGCACACTTCCGACCCCTCCGTCCACAGTGCTCGAACGAATGGGCATTCCCTGTCCTTACCGGGGTTCTCCTTCGCCGATGAAACCGGTCATCCAGGTCGACCGCCGGCTGGACGCGGACGTGACGGACAAGCTCCTCACCGTCGCGCACCGGGTGGGCACCACGGTGCACGGGCTCATCTGCGGCGGCCTGCTGGTCGTGCACCGGCGGCAGGACCCGGCCCGCGGTGAGGCACGGATGGTGTGCCTGTCCGCGGTGGACCTACGGCACCGGCTCGCCCTGCCGGTCGGGAAGACGGACACGACCCGGCTCATCGGCTGGCATCAGACCGAACTGGACGTGCGGGGCGACGAGGATCCCGTGCCGCTGGGCCGCCGGGTACGCGACGAGCTCACCGAGGCGATCACCTCGGGCGAGCTCCCGCTGCTGCGGCCGTCCCCGGAGGTCGCCGGCACACTCGACCCGCGGCTCTCCTCGGTGGTCACCACCAACATGGGCGTCATCCCGCCGATGACCTTCCCGCCCGAGCTCACGGTGACCGGAACCTCGAGGATCTACCCGAGCACCGCGCTGTTGTCGCCCTGGCACGGGTTCTTCACCTTCCAGGGCGAGATGACCGTCATGTCCGTCTATCCGGCCGACAGCTTCACGACGGCGGAAGCGGAACACCTCACGGGCGGGATCATCGCAATCCTCGAAGACATCGCTGCGACGGCCTGA